Proteins encoded within one genomic window of Bradyrhizobium sp. CB1717:
- a CDS encoding molybdenum ABC transporter permease, which produces MDVFSAEIAQSVALTIELASVTTVILLLIGVPLAWWLARSKTLLSEAVTTMIALPLVLPPTALGFCLLVLLGPNGPGGVLASLWGERTLAFTFAGIVIGSVLSALPLVVQPIRNAFVAIGGRQLETTGRVSSLCALITIRGPLARLEFVKAAVVGFSHTIGTFGVVMMIGGNIPGRTKVLSAYVVDYVQASRWREASVVAGGMVMFAFVAIFTLALIDRHCARRGNEPS; this is translated from the coding sequence ATGGATGTATTTTCGGCAGAGATTGCGCAATCCGTTGCGCTCACGATTGAGCTCGCCAGCGTAACGACCGTGATCCTCCTCTTGATTGGTGTGCCCCTCGCTTGGTGGCTAGCGCGCTCAAAGACGCTTTTGAGCGAGGCGGTGACGACGATGATCGCCCTGCCGCTAGTGCTACCGCCGACGGCTCTCGGCTTTTGCTTACTCGTGTTGCTCGGCCCAAACGGACCGGGTGGCGTTCTCGCCTCTTTGTGGGGCGAGCGCACGCTCGCTTTTACCTTCGCGGGAATCGTGATCGGATCGGTCCTCTCGGCGCTGCCGTTGGTGGTGCAGCCGATCCGTAACGCCTTTGTTGCGATAGGAGGTCGCCAGTTGGAAACTACGGGGCGCGTTTCGTCGTTGTGCGCCCTCATTACCATCAGGGGGCCGCTGGCGCGATTGGAGTTTGTTAAAGCCGCCGTGGTTGGCTTTTCTCATACGATCGGCACATTCGGAGTCGTGATGATGATCGGCGGCAACATCCCTGGGCGCACGAAGGTTTTGTCAGCCTACGTCGTAGACTACGTCCAAGCATCGCGCTGGCGCGAGGCGAGTGTGGTTGCCGGCGGTATGGTGATGTTCGCCTTTGTGGCAATCTTCACCTTAGCCCTCATAGACAGACACTGTGCCAGGAGAGGCAACGAACCGTCTTAG
- a CDS encoding HyaD/HybD family hydrogenase maturation endopeptidase, with the protein MLNPKDKKRILVLGIGNILWADEGFGVRVVEEFHRRYATDDNVTVLDGGTQGLYLVSFLEQSDCLIVFDAIDYGLLPGQLKLVRDDEVPKFTAAKKVSLHQTGFQEVLSAADLLGRRPRELALIGCQPLDLEHWGGPLTTPVRLQIAPAIELACKLLAQWDSPAKPRTAPLPASERLLANNIDHANYEIGARPI; encoded by the coding sequence ATGCTGAATCCGAAAGACAAGAAAAGGATCCTGGTGCTCGGCATCGGCAATATCCTGTGGGCCGACGAGGGATTCGGCGTGCGGGTGGTCGAGGAGTTTCATCGCCGCTACGCCACCGATGACAACGTAACCGTCCTCGATGGCGGCACACAGGGGCTCTACCTCGTCAGTTTTCTTGAGCAGTCCGATTGCCTGATCGTGTTCGATGCCATCGATTATGGATTGCTGCCCGGGCAGTTGAAGCTTGTGCGAGATGACGAAGTGCCAAAATTTACCGCCGCCAAGAAGGTGAGCCTGCATCAGACCGGCTTTCAGGAGGTCTTGAGTGCGGCCGACCTGCTTGGCCGCCGCCCGCGAGAGCTCGCTCTCATCGGCTGTCAGCCGCTGGACCTGGAGCACTGGGGCGGTCCGCTGACCACCCCGGTACGCCTTCAGATTGCGCCTGCGATTGAACTGGCTTGCAAACTCCTGGCGCAGTGGGACTCGCCGGCAAAGCCGCGGACCGCGCCGCTGCCTGCATCAGAACGGCTGTTGGCGAACAATATCGACCATGCAAACTATGAGATCGGGGCGCGGCCGATCTAG
- the dctA gene encoding C4-dicarboxylate transporter DctA, translating to MTTMATAAPARASQAWYKILYVQVLIAILIGAMVGSLWPSVATNDWVKALGDGFIKLIKMVIAPIIFCTVTSGIAHIQDAKKVGRVGVKALVYFEIVSSFALVLGLLMGNLVQIGHGLAVKPDAAAVANYVKQAEASKTVDFFLNIIPDTVVGAFARGDVLQVLLFAILFGFSLMALGNRGERLRGMIDDVAHAVFGVIAIIMKAAPIGAFAAMAFTIGKFGPAALGNLIGLIALFYATAALFVVVVLGLIARLVGFSIFKFIVYIKDEILIVLGTSSSESALPQLMEKLERLGCSKPVVGLVVPTGYSFNLDGTNIYMTLATLFIAQALGVDLTFGQQLTILLVAMLTSKGASGVTGAGFITLAATLSVVNPALVPGMAIVFSIDKFMSEVRALTNITGNGIAAVFVSWWEDELEHATLQARLNQPNVSTTIDTR from the coding sequence ATGACCACCATGGCAACTGCGGCGCCCGCACGCGCGTCGCAAGCTTGGTATAAGATTCTCTACGTGCAGGTGCTGATCGCGATCTTGATTGGCGCCATGGTCGGCAGCCTATGGCCGTCTGTCGCGACCAACGACTGGGTCAAGGCGCTCGGTGACGGGTTTATCAAGCTTATCAAGATGGTGATCGCGCCGATTATTTTCTGCACCGTCACATCTGGTATTGCGCATATTCAGGATGCGAAGAAAGTCGGGCGCGTCGGCGTCAAGGCGCTGGTCTATTTCGAGATCGTCTCCAGCTTTGCCTTGGTGTTGGGCCTTCTTATGGGCAATCTGGTCCAAATCGGTCATGGCCTTGCGGTCAAGCCGGATGCTGCGGCGGTCGCCAATTACGTCAAGCAGGCGGAAGCCTCGAAGACCGTCGATTTCTTTCTCAACATCATTCCCGATACCGTGGTCGGCGCCTTCGCCCGCGGCGATGTTCTGCAGGTTCTCCTGTTCGCGATCCTATTCGGCTTTTCGCTGATGGCGTTGGGAAACCGTGGGGAGCGGCTGCGAGGCATGATTGACGACGTCGCGCACGCGGTGTTCGGCGTGATCGCTATCATCATGAAAGCGGCTCCGATCGGCGCCTTCGCGGCCATGGCCTTCACTATCGGCAAGTTCGGGCCGGCAGCACTCGGCAATTTGATCGGTCTGATCGCGCTGTTTTACGCGACGGCGGCGTTATTTGTCGTGGTGGTGCTCGGTTTGATCGCGCGCCTCGTCGGCTTTTCAATCTTCAAGTTCATCGTCTATATCAAGGACGAGATTCTGATCGTGCTCGGCACATCGTCCTCTGAAAGCGCGCTGCCGCAATTAATGGAGAAGCTGGAACGGCTGGGCTGCTCCAAGCCCGTGGTCGGCCTGGTGGTGCCAACTGGCTACTCCTTCAACCTCGACGGCACCAATATCTATATGACACTTGCGACATTGTTCATTGCCCAGGCACTCGGGGTCGATCTCACCTTTGGCCAGCAGCTCACGATCCTGCTCGTGGCGATGCTAACGTCGAAGGGAGCAAGCGGCGTCACCGGCGCGGGCTTCATCACGCTCGCTGCGACGTTGTCGGTGGTCAACCCAGCGCTGGTGCCGGGTATGGCAATCGTATTTTCGATCGACAAGTTCATGAGCGAGGTGCGCGCCCTTACTAACATCACCGGCAATGGCATCGCCGCCGTGTTCGTGTCCTGGTGGGAGGACGAGCTCGAGCACGCGACGCTGCAAGCTCGGCTCAACCAGCCCAACGTTTCCACCACTATCGACACACGATGA
- a CDS encoding hydrogenase small subunit, whose protein sequence is MGGATETFYSVIRRQGMTRRSFHKFCSLTAASLGLGPLAASSIANALETKPRLPVIWLHGLECTCCSESFIRSAHPLIKDALLSMISLDYDDTIMAAAGHQAEAILEETRAKYRGRYVLAVEGNPPLNEGGMFCIDGGKPFVEKLRSMAEESMAIIAWGTCASWGCVQAAKPNPTGAAPIDKVITNKPIIKVPGCPPIAEVMSGLVTFITTFGKLPELDRQGRPSMFYSERIHDKCYRRSHFDAGQFVEEWDDKYARKGYCLYKMGCKGPTTYNACSALRWNGGVSFPIQSGHGCFGCSEDGFWDKGSFYDRLTTIKQFGIEENADQIGLAAAGVVGLTVAAHAAVTAVKRLTHKPDRAAHKSKPS, encoded by the coding sequence ATGGGTGGCGCAACGGAAACGTTCTACAGCGTGATCAGACGTCAGGGTATGACGCGCCGTAGTTTCCACAAATTCTGCAGTTTGACTGCCGCGAGCTTGGGACTTGGTCCGCTCGCCGCAAGCAGTATTGCCAACGCCCTGGAGACCAAACCGCGTTTGCCGGTTATTTGGCTGCACGGGCTCGAGTGTACCTGCTGCTCGGAAAGCTTTATCCGCTCGGCCCATCCCTTGATCAAGGACGCGCTGCTGTCGATGATTTCACTCGACTATGACGATACGATCATGGCGGCGGCGGGACACCAGGCCGAAGCCATCTTGGAGGAAACTCGTGCCAAGTACAGAGGCAGGTATGTGCTCGCCGTCGAAGGCAATCCACCGCTGAACGAGGGTGGCATGTTCTGCATTGACGGCGGCAAGCCGTTCGTTGAAAAGCTCAGGTCCATGGCGGAAGAGTCCATGGCGATCATCGCTTGGGGCACGTGTGCGTCTTGGGGATGCGTGCAAGCGGCCAAGCCCAATCCAACTGGCGCGGCCCCGATCGATAAGGTGATCACCAACAAGCCGATCATCAAAGTGCCCGGGTGCCCGCCTATCGCAGAGGTCATGAGTGGCCTCGTGACTTTCATCACCACGTTCGGAAAGCTTCCGGAGCTCGATCGCCAAGGGCGCCCAAGTATGTTCTATTCCGAGCGCATTCACGACAAGTGCTATCGGCGTTCCCATTTCGACGCTGGCCAATTCGTCGAGGAGTGGGACGATAAGTATGCACGCAAGGGTTATTGCCTGTACAAGATGGGCTGCAAGGGACCAACCACCTACAATGCCTGTTCGGCCCTTCGGTGGAACGGCGGCGTTTCATTTCCGATTCAATCCGGCCACGGCTGCTTTGGCTGCTCCGAAGACGGCTTCTGGGATAAGGGGTCATTTTACGACCGACTCACAACCATCAAGCAGTTCGGGATCGAGGAGAACGCCGACCAGATCGGCCTGGCCGCTGCCGGCGTAGTTGGGCTAACCGTCGCTGCCCATGCAGCGGTCACCGCCGTGAAGCGGTTGACCCACAAGCCGGATCGCGCAGCCCACAAAAGCAAACCGAGTTGA
- a CDS encoding serine hydrolase domain-containing protein translates to MNKLVMAAAVAGIGFNSVHPAPLPEATAQDLGFSQQRLAKLDEFFAREIASKRVPGAVVAIARDGKLIHYKAYGQLDPAKGTSMRLDAMFGLASMTKPMVAVAGLILMEQGRLPLRARLTDYYPEFANMKVGVPQHVGSLEFQTQSSPIYIHDLYRHTSGLTYGVPPDSSDQVARLYPDFAAPPLRGDKQAFIETITKLPLAHQPGTEFEYGFSTDVLGAVVEQVSEQRLGDYLASNLWKPIEMQDATFHLSESQRERLARPFPADPLTGKPQDIELLESSTKFDCGGACAFATVGDYVRFGQMLLNGGELDGQRILGPKTVRHMISDHLGAEIKNKVANVEAHRAGFGFGLGVAVRINEGLSAVPGNPGEFTWTGAYGTQFFCDPKERLVVVVGTAAPGEIRKYYREQVQYIVYAAIIR, encoded by the coding sequence ATGAACAAGCTTGTTATGGCCGCTGCGGTTGCTGGAATTGGCTTCAATTCAGTGCACCCCGCGCCTCTGCCCGAAGCGACGGCCCAGGACCTCGGCTTTTCTCAGCAGCGCCTCGCCAAGCTCGACGAGTTCTTCGCTCGCGAAATCGCTAGTAAACGCGTGCCGGGTGCGGTGGTTGCAATCGCCAGGGACGGCAAGCTGATTCACTACAAGGCGTATGGGCAACTCGATCCTGCAAAAGGAACGTCGATGCGGCTCGACGCGATGTTCGGGCTTGCGTCTATGACCAAGCCGATGGTGGCCGTTGCGGGACTTATCCTCATGGAGCAAGGTCGCCTGCCTCTACGGGCCAGGCTTACGGATTATTACCCGGAATTCGCAAACATGAAGGTGGGAGTGCCACAGCATGTCGGCTCATTGGAATTTCAAACGCAGAGTTCTCCGATCTACATCCACGATCTCTATCGCCACACATCCGGGCTCACCTACGGTGTGCCCCCTGACAGCTCAGACCAAGTGGCGCGGCTCTATCCCGATTTCGCCGCTCCGCCACTAAGGGGCGATAAGCAGGCGTTCATCGAAACCATTACCAAGCTGCCGCTGGCGCACCAACCGGGTACGGAATTCGAGTACGGCTTCTCGACCGATGTGCTGGGAGCTGTCGTGGAACAGGTCAGCGAACAGCGATTGGGCGACTATCTTGCCAGCAATCTGTGGAAGCCCATCGAGATGCAGGATGCCACTTTCCATTTGTCTGAATCGCAACGCGAACGCCTCGCACGTCCATTTCCAGCCGACCCGCTTACGGGAAAGCCACAAGACATCGAGCTCCTCGAAAGTTCGACGAAGTTTGACTGCGGGGGAGCCTGCGCATTTGCGACAGTCGGTGACTACGTGCGCTTTGGACAAATGCTGCTCAACGGCGGGGAGCTCGATGGGCAGCGCATTCTCGGTCCGAAGACGGTGCGCCACATGATTTCCGACCACCTCGGGGCAGAGATCAAAAATAAGGTCGCCAATGTGGAGGCGCACCGTGCCGGTTTCGGCTTCGGGCTCGGAGTAGCTGTACGTATAAACGAGGGTCTCTCGGCGGTTCCGGGTAATCCAGGTGAGTTCACTTGGACTGGCGCCTACGGCACACAATTTTTCTGCGACCCAAAGGAGCGTCTCGTCGTGGTGGTCGGAACGGCAGCACCCGGAGAAATCCGGAAGTATTACCGCGAACAAGTCCAATATATCGTCTATGCTGCAATAATCCGATAA
- a CDS encoding nickel-dependent hydrogenase large subunit has translation MAVQTPNGFNLDRSGRRIVIDPLTRIEGHLRVEANVDSDNVIRNAVSSGTMWRGIEVILRGRDPRDAWAFTERICGVCTGTHALTSVRAVENALGIAIPENANSIRNIMQLCLLVHDHLVHFYHLHALDWVDVVSALKADPKSTSALAQSISPWPLSSPGYFKDLQIRLTKFFGSGQLGPFKNGYWGHPAYKLPPEANLMAVAHYLEALDFQKEIVKIQAIYGGKNPHPNWLVGGVPCAINIDGPGAVGAINMERLNIVASIIERSIEFVEQVYLPDIAAICSFYKDWLHGGGLSSKSVMSYGDIPENANDCSAKSFKLPRGVILGGNLKEILPIDHGDPEQIQEFVAHSWYKYPSDCCGLHPWDGITEPHFELGPKLKGSKTDIKELDEGGKYSWIKAPRWRGHAMEVGPLARYIIGYAQGKAEFKEPAERLLKGLNLPLTALFSTLGRTAARALECQWAAHQMRYFQDKLVIHIKAGNTATADVSRWKPESWHKEAKGYGFSEAPRGALGHWIKIKGAKIDNYQCVVPTTWNGSPRDPKGNIGAFEASLIGTPMVDPQRPLEILRTIHSFDPCLACSTHVMSPDGQEVASINVR, from the coding sequence GTGGCCGTCCAGACACCGAATGGGTTCAATCTTGATCGTTCAGGCAGGCGAATCGTCATCGATCCGCTGACGCGGATCGAAGGCCACCTGCGTGTCGAAGCCAATGTCGATTCCGACAATGTGATCCGCAATGCGGTCTCAAGCGGGACGATGTGGCGTGGCATCGAAGTCATCCTGCGCGGGCGCGATCCTCGCGACGCCTGGGCGTTCACCGAGCGGATTTGCGGGGTCTGCACCGGCACCCATGCGCTCACCTCCGTGCGCGCGGTTGAAAATGCACTAGGAATTGCGATTCCGGAGAATGCCAATTCGATCCGCAACATCATGCAGCTGTGCCTGCTCGTGCATGATCACCTCGTACATTTCTATCACCTGCACGCGCTGGATTGGGTCGACGTGGTCTCCGCGCTCAAGGCCGATCCGAAGTCCACCTCGGCGCTCGCGCAGTCTATCTCGCCCTGGCCGCTGTCGTCCCCTGGCTATTTTAAGGATTTGCAGATCCGGCTCACCAAATTCTTCGGATCAGGACAACTCGGTCCGTTCAAGAATGGCTATTGGGGGCATCCGGCCTACAAGCTGCCACCGGAAGCGAACCTGATGGCTGTAGCGCATTATCTGGAAGCGCTGGACTTCCAGAAGGAGATCGTCAAGATCCAAGCTATCTATGGTGGTAAGAACCCGCATCCGAACTGGCTGGTCGGTGGCGTGCCCTGCGCGATCAACATCGACGGACCCGGTGCGGTGGGTGCGATCAATATGGAGCGACTGAACATCGTGGCCTCGATCATCGAGCGCTCGATCGAGTTTGTCGAGCAGGTCTACCTGCCCGACATTGCCGCGATCTGCTCGTTCTACAAGGACTGGCTCCATGGCGGCGGACTTTCAAGCAAGAGCGTGATGTCCTATGGCGACATCCCCGAAAACGCAAATGACTGTTCCGCCAAAAGTTTCAAGCTGCCGCGCGGGGTCATTCTTGGTGGCAATCTCAAGGAGATACTGCCGATCGACCATGGTGATCCCGAGCAGATCCAGGAATTCGTCGCGCATTCATGGTACAAATACCCGAGCGATTGCTGCGGGCTGCATCCCTGGGACGGTATCACCGAGCCGCATTTTGAACTTGGGCCAAAACTCAAAGGCAGCAAGACAGATATTAAGGAACTCGACGAAGGCGGCAAGTATTCCTGGATCAAAGCGCCGCGCTGGCGCGGCCACGCCATGGAGGTCGGGCCGTTGGCGCGTTACATCATCGGTTATGCGCAAGGCAAAGCCGAGTTCAAGGAGCCGGCCGAGAGACTGCTCAAGGGGCTCAATCTTCCCCTGACTGCGCTGTTCTCGACGCTTGGCCGTACTGCGGCGCGGGCGCTCGAATGCCAGTGGGCGGCGCATCAGATGCGTTATTTCCAGGATAAGCTGGTAATCCACATCAAGGCAGGCAATACGGCAACTGCCGATGTGAGCAGGTGGAAGCCGGAAAGCTGGCACAAGGAGGCCAAGGGCTACGGGTTCAGTGAGGCCCCGCGCGGTGCGCTTGGGCACTGGATCAAGATCAAGGGCGCCAAGATCGACAATTATCAATGTGTCGTGCCGACGACGTGGAACGGATCTCCTCGCGATCCCAAGGGCAATATTGGCGCTTTCGAAGCCTCCCTGATCGGTACGCCGATGGTCGATCCGCAGCGGCCTCTGGAGATCTTGCGCACGATCCATTCCTTTGATCCGTGCTTGGCTTGCTCGACCCACGTGATGAGTCCTGACGGCCAGGAAGTGGCCTCAATCAATGTTCGGTAA